The following proteins are co-located in the Acidimicrobiales bacterium genome:
- a CDS encoding HAD-IIA family hydrolase gives MTTWALDLDGVLWTGKLPIPGSAEAVSRLLDRGHEVVFVTNNSFATVGEQEAKLAAMGIDAPGRFISSAMAGATLVEPDERVFVLGGPGIAEAVSARGAHLIEDTTSSPDGVDAVLVGLDWHLSYDRLRFAVQSVAGGARFIATNTDPTYPTENGFYPGAGAIVASVAAATGQQPIIAGKPHEPQADLVRARFGSDGIMVGDRPETDGAFAVALGYRFGLVLSGVVSASDLPVEPTPDVVADDLGSLVATLDDNA, from the coding sequence GTGACGACATGGGCGCTCGATCTCGACGGTGTCCTGTGGACCGGCAAGCTGCCGATCCCGGGCTCGGCCGAAGCGGTCTCCCGATTGCTCGACCGGGGCCACGAGGTCGTGTTCGTCACCAACAACTCCTTCGCAACCGTCGGCGAGCAAGAAGCCAAGCTGGCAGCGATGGGGATCGACGCACCAGGCCGATTCATCTCATCGGCCATGGCCGGCGCCACGTTGGTCGAGCCCGACGAGCGGGTGTTCGTGCTGGGCGGCCCGGGGATCGCCGAGGCCGTAAGCGCTCGGGGCGCTCACCTGATCGAAGACACGACCTCGTCGCCCGACGGCGTCGATGCCGTGTTGGTCGGACTCGACTGGCACCTGTCCTACGACCGGCTCCGATTCGCAGTGCAGTCGGTCGCCGGCGGCGCCAGGTTCATCGCCACCAACACCGACCCGACCTACCCAACCGAGAACGGCTTCTATCCCGGCGCCGGGGCCATCGTCGCCTCCGTCGCGGCTGCCACCGGCCAGCAGCCGATCATCGCCGGCAAGCCGCACGAGCCCCAGGCCGATCTGGTTCGGGCCCGATTCGGCTCCGACGGCATCATGGTCGGTGACCGACCCGAGACCGACGGTGCCTTCGCCGTCGCCCTTGGCTATCGCTTCGGCCTCGTGCTGAGCGGCGTGGTGTCGGCCAGTGATCTTCCGGTCGAGCCAACGCCCGATGTCGTCGCCGACGATCTCGGATCCCTGGTGGCCACCCTCGACGACAACGCCTGA
- a CDS encoding CTP synthase — protein sequence MTKHIFVTGGVVSSLGKGLTASSLGRLLKARGLRVTMQKLDPYLNVDPGTMNPFEHGEVYVTDDGGETDLDLGHYERFIDEPLTQASNATTGSIYSSVIAAERRGDYLGKTVQVIPHITDEIKRRINILAAEDVDVVITEVGGTVGDIEILPFLEAIRQFRLDVGRDNVCYVHVTLVPFIGPAGEHKTKPTQHSVTEIRSRGIQPDVIVCRSNERISDGLRSKISNMCDVPLDGVVNAADASSLYQIPLNMHDEGLDTYVCKLLQLPDNEPDLAEWTRLVDLVDSAWKPLKIGIVGKYITLPDAYLSVAEALRHAALHHQVDIEIEWIMSDHVEGMLVEEKLGHLDGIVLPGGFGERGVEGKIEAARYAREHLQPCLGLCLGMQVMTIEYARDVLGLNGANSSEFDTQDVTTPYPVIDLMDSQRNITDMGGTMRLGAYVAVLDEGSQVAKIYGESVIKERHRHRYEFNPKFRTRFTDGTSFRCSGTSPDGRLVEFIELDDHPFWIGTQAHPELKSRPNRPAPLFDGFVAAALERAQTNDPQRFVDAERRRPGASANGQAGVLTLDDEAVAGGSVNA from the coding sequence TTGACCAAGCACATCTTCGTCACCGGCGGCGTCGTCAGCTCGCTCGGCAAGGGGCTCACGGCTTCGTCGCTCGGCCGGCTGCTGAAGGCACGGGGGCTGCGGGTCACGATGCAGAAGCTCGACCCCTACCTCAACGTCGATCCGGGCACGATGAACCCGTTCGAGCACGGCGAGGTCTACGTCACCGACGACGGAGGCGAGACCGACCTCGACCTCGGGCACTACGAGCGTTTCATCGACGAGCCGCTCACCCAGGCATCGAACGCCACCACCGGCTCGATCTACTCCTCGGTCATCGCTGCCGAGCGGCGTGGTGACTACCTCGGCAAGACCGTGCAGGTCATCCCGCACATCACCGATGAGATCAAGCGGCGCATCAACATCTTGGCGGCCGAAGACGTCGACGTGGTCATCACCGAGGTGGGCGGCACGGTTGGCGACATCGAGATCCTGCCGTTCCTCGAGGCCATCCGTCAGTTCCGGCTCGATGTCGGCCGCGACAACGTGTGCTACGTCCACGTCACGCTGGTGCCGTTCATCGGCCCTGCCGGCGAACACAAGACCAAGCCCACCCAGCACTCGGTCACCGAGATTCGTTCGCGCGGCATCCAGCCCGATGTCATCGTGTGCCGCTCCAACGAGCGGATCTCCGATGGGCTCCGATCGAAGATCTCGAACATGTGTGACGTGCCCCTCGACGGGGTGGTCAACGCCGCCGACGCGTCGTCGCTCTACCAGATCCCGCTGAACATGCACGACGAGGGCCTCGACACCTACGTCTGCAAGCTGTTGCAGCTGCCCGACAATGAACCCGATCTCGCCGAATGGACCCGTCTGGTCGACCTGGTCGACTCGGCGTGGAAGCCGCTCAAGATCGGCATCGTCGGCAAGTACATCACCCTGCCCGACGCCTACCTCTCGGTGGCCGAAGCGTTGCGTCACGCGGCGCTGCACCACCAGGTCGACATCGAGATCGAGTGGATCATGTCCGACCACGTCGAGGGGATGCTGGTCGAGGAGAAGCTCGGCCATCTCGACGGCATCGTGCTGCCCGGTGGCTTCGGCGAGCGTGGCGTCGAGGGCAAGATCGAAGCGGCCCGCTATGCCCGTGAGCACCTCCAGCCATGCCTGGGTCTGTGCCTCGGCATGCAGGTCATGACCATCGAGTACGCCCGTGATGTGCTCGGACTCAACGGTGCGAACTCGTCGGAGTTCGACACCCAAGACGTCACCACGCCCTATCCCGTGATCGACCTGATGGACTCCCAGCGCAACATCACCGACATGGGCGGCACCATGCGCCTCGGGGCCTACGTCGCCGTGCTCGACGAAGGCTCGCAGGTGGCGAAGATCTACGGCGAGAGCGTGATCAAGGAACGTCACCGTCACCGCTACGAGTTCAACCCGAAGTTCCGCACCCGATTCACCGACGGCACCAGCTTCCGCTGTTCGGGCACGTCGCCCGATGGGCGCCTCGTCGAGTTCATCGAGCTCGACGACCACCCGTTCTGGATCGGCACCCAGGCCCACCCCGAACTGAAGAGCCGGCCGAACCGCCCCGCTCCGCTGTTCGACGGCTTCGTCGCCGCCGCTCTCGAGCGGGCGCAGACCAACGACCCCCAACGGTTCGTCGACGCCGAGCGGCGCAGGCCCGGGGCGTCGGCCAATGGCCAGGCGGGCGTGCTCACGCTCGACGACGAGGCCGTCGCCGGCGGCAGCGTCAACGCATGA
- the fbaA gene encoding class II fructose-bisphosphate aldolase: MTDVLSSLPAGVITGDAVPAVFAEAKARGFALPAANCIGSNSINSVLETAAAVNSPAIIQFSHSGGAFIAGKSITGGDTGAILGSVAGAQHVWTMAEAYGARVMLHTDHAAKDKLGWVNGLLDYGERHFETNGVPLFSSHMLDLSEESIEENLEICSATLERMSKIGMTLEIELGITGGEEDGVDNSDADSADLYSKPEEVAYAYEQLMKISPNFTIAAAFGNVHGVYKPGNVVLTPSILDDSQRYIAEKFGTDAKPVNFVFHGGSGSTAAEIEEAISYGVIKMNIDTDLQWAFWDGVRQFEAEKHDYLQGQIGNPDGDDKPNKKVYDPRVWLRAGETSFVARLKQAFAELNNVGTLA, encoded by the coding sequence ATGACTGACGTTCTGAGCTCACTTCCGGCCGGTGTGATCACCGGCGATGCCGTCCCCGCCGTCTTCGCCGAGGCCAAAGCCCGCGGGTTCGCCCTCCCTGCCGCCAACTGCATCGGCAGCAACTCGATCAACTCGGTCCTCGAAACGGCCGCCGCGGTCAACTCCCCGGCCATCATCCAGTTCTCGCACAGTGGCGGCGCCTTCATCGCCGGCAAGTCGATCACCGGCGGCGACACCGGCGCCATCCTCGGCTCGGTTGCGGGAGCCCAGCATGTGTGGACCATGGCCGAGGCGTACGGCGCCCGGGTCATGCTGCACACCGACCACGCCGCCAAGGACAAGCTCGGCTGGGTCAACGGTCTGCTCGACTACGGCGAGCGTCACTTCGAGACCAACGGTGTGCCGCTGTTCAGCTCGCACATGCTCGACCTTTCCGAGGAGTCGATCGAGGAGAATCTCGAGATCTGCTCCGCCACCCTGGAGCGGATGAGCAAGATCGGCATGACCCTCGAGATCGAGCTCGGCATCACCGGTGGGGAGGAAGACGGCGTCGACAACTCCGATGCCGACTCGGCTGACCTGTATTCGAAGCCTGAAGAGGTGGCCTACGCCTACGAGCAGCTGATGAAGATCTCCCCGAACTTCACCATCGCTGCGGCGTTCGGCAACGTCCACGGTGTGTACAAGCCCGGCAATGTGGTCCTGACCCCGTCGATCCTCGACGATTCGCAGCGCTACATCGCCGAGAAGTTCGGAACCGACGCGAAGCCGGTCAACTTCGTGTTCCATGGCGGGTCGGGCTCGACTGCCGCCGAGATCGAAGAGGCCATTTCGTACGGGGTCATCAAGATGAACATCGACACCGACTTGCAGTGGGCGTTCTGGGACGGCGTTCGTCAGTTCGAGGCCGAGAAGCACGATTATCTCCAGGGCCAGATCGGCAACCCTGACGGCGACGACAAGCCGAACAAGAAGGTCTACGACCCCCGGGTGTGGCTGCGGGCCGGCGAGACCTCCTTCGTCGCTCGCCTGAAGCAGGCCTTCGCCGAGCTGAACAACGTCGGCACGCTCGCCTGA
- a CDS encoding NAD(+)/NADH kinase produces the protein MTEQRSIGLVIHHHREEVRDLALRALAWCEANGRVGVLPSVDAGLIGRPDLGVGDEAFGPGLDLCLSLGGDGTMLRAARLTVDDRVPLLGINAGHLGYLAEVDPHELEPVLDQWLAGGLTPEHRMLLEISFERADGATPPEPTFALNEVVLERAESGHTVSVNAWIAGRHFTRYLADGLIISTPTGSTAYSLSAGGPIVEPNFEALVVTPVAAHMVFDRSLVLAPSTEVRFVIDGYRDGIVTVDGQQIARLTPGDAVLCRGGRRRATFLVRGDRDFHTILKEKFGLTDR, from the coding sequence GTGACCGAGCAACGATCGATCGGACTGGTGATCCACCACCATCGTGAGGAGGTACGAGACCTGGCGCTGCGGGCGTTGGCGTGGTGCGAGGCCAACGGCCGGGTCGGGGTGTTGCCGAGCGTCGACGCCGGGTTGATCGGTCGGCCCGACCTCGGTGTCGGCGACGAGGCCTTCGGCCCCGGACTCGACCTGTGCCTCAGCCTCGGCGGCGACGGCACCATGCTCCGGGCTGCCCGTCTGACCGTCGATGACCGGGTGCCGCTGCTCGGGATCAATGCCGGGCACCTCGGCTACCTGGCCGAAGTCGACCCGCACGAACTCGAGCCGGTGCTCGATCAGTGGTTGGCCGGCGGTCTCACGCCCGAGCATCGGATGCTGCTCGAGATCAGCTTCGAACGGGCCGACGGTGCCACGCCACCCGAGCCGACCTTCGCCCTCAACGAGGTCGTACTCGAGCGGGCCGAGAGCGGGCACACGGTGTCGGTCAACGCCTGGATCGCCGGTCGTCACTTCACCCGCTACCTGGCCGATGGCCTGATCATCTCCACGCCGACCGGGAGCACCGCCTACTCGCTGTCGGCCGGTGGGCCGATCGTCGAGCCGAACTTCGAGGCCCTGGTCGTCACCCCGGTTGCCGCCCACATGGTGTTCGACCGTTCGCTCGTGTTGGCACCGAGCACCGAGGTCCGCTTCGTGATCGACGGCTACCGCGACGGCATCGTCACCGTCGACGGCCAGCAGATCGCCCGGCTCACACCGGGCGATGCGGTCCTGTGTCGGGGCGGACGCCGCCGCGCCACCTTCCTGGTGCGGGGCGATCGCGACTTCCATACGATCCTCAAAGAGAAATTCGGCTTGACCGACCGCTAG
- a CDS encoding serine hydrolase domain-containing protein — protein sequence MSQLTAVADPSELGLDPARLAAIDAFVAEHYLDTGRYPGMSLVIARGGKVAHVSHQGYADDAIFRIYSMSKPITSVALMQLYEQGRVKLSDSVSDYLPSWADLRVWKDGSPANYTTDFPEREMIVRDLLTHTSGLTYGWMGRHPVDALYRKSNIGGVVRGGTLAGMCDALAEVPLLFSPGTQWSYSVATDVCGHLVELVSGQPLDEYFSEHIFEPLGMVDTGFFVDDARADRLVPNYAHPELSPFGVPPGATGQMALIDDGGNDSPNRSKPTFFSGGGGLTSTLADYHRFTQMLLNGGALDGQRVIGRKTLEYATSNHLPNGADLAQMGQAVFSETTYEGVGFGLGFSVALRPTDTQTITSVGEFAWGGAASTMFWVDPAEELTVVGMTQLMPSSAYPIRQEMKALVYGALT from the coding sequence ATGAGCCAACTCACCGCCGTCGCCGATCCGTCCGAACTGGGACTCGATCCCGCTCGTCTTGCTGCCATCGACGCCTTCGTCGCCGAGCACTACCTCGACACCGGCCGGTATCCGGGTATGAGCCTGGTCATCGCCCGCGGCGGCAAGGTGGCGCACGTCTCGCACCAGGGCTACGCCGACGACGCCATCTTCCGCATCTACTCGATGTCGAAGCCGATCACCTCGGTCGCCCTCATGCAGCTCTATGAACAGGGCCGGGTCAAGCTGAGCGACTCGGTGTCGGACTACCTGCCGTCGTGGGCCGACCTGCGGGTTTGGAAGGACGGCTCACCGGCGAACTACACCACCGACTTCCCCGAGCGAGAGATGATCGTGAGAGACCTCCTCACGCACACGTCGGGTCTCACCTACGGCTGGATGGGCCGCCATCCCGTCGACGCCCTCTACCGCAAGTCCAACATCGGCGGCGTGGTGCGCGGCGGAACGCTCGCCGGCATGTGCGATGCGCTGGCCGAGGTGCCGCTGCTGTTCTCGCCCGGCACCCAGTGGAGCTACAGCGTCGCCACCGACGTCTGTGGCCACCTCGTCGAACTCGTCAGCGGGCAACCGCTCGACGAGTACTTCAGCGAGCACATCTTCGAGCCGCTCGGCATGGTCGACACCGGCTTCTTCGTCGACGATGCTCGCGCCGATCGCCTCGTACCGAACTACGCCCACCCCGAGCTCTCGCCCTTCGGCGTGCCACCTGGCGCCACCGGCCAGATGGCCCTGATCGACGACGGTGGCAACGACAGCCCCAACCGCTCCAAGCCCACCTTCTTCTCCGGCGGCGGCGGCCTCACCTCCACACTCGCCGACTACCACCGCTTCACCCAGATGCTCCTCAACGGTGGCGCACTCGACGGCCAGCGGGTGATCGGACGCAAGACCCTCGAATACGCCACGTCCAACCACCTCCCGAACGGTGCCGACCTCGCCCAGATGGGCCAGGCCGTCTTCAGCGAGACCACCTACGAGGGCGTCGGCTTCGGCCTCGGCTTCTCGGTCGCGCTGCGCCCGACCGACACCCAGACCATCACCTCGGTCGGCGAGTTCGCATGGGGCGGCGCGGCGTCCACGATGTTCTGGGTCGACCCGGCCGAAGAGCTCACCGTCGTCGGGATGACCCAGCTCATGCCGTCATCGGCCTACCCGATCCGCCAGGAGATGAAGGCGCTGGTCTACGGCGCCCTCACCTGA
- a CDS encoding tetratricopeptide repeat protein gives MSSNPRPSNSRPSSGGGRRRRVPPPPVLRDPVEIARIDDEAPAKAGKKRRRGGSTIDVSEVVFPGVASDTTSKLRRRLIEAATAFEAERFADAQRLLVSINKLAPGVPEVQELLGLSLYRQGRWSQAAKELQSFADMTNSVEQHPVLADCHRALRHWDTVEALWLELGAASPAAELVEEGRIVYAGALADNGKPKDAIRILETAPKAPSKPKEHHLRRWYALADLYERNGEASRARKLFLEIDKLSPNFGDAAQRARQLR, from the coding sequence ATGTCATCGAACCCGCGCCCGTCGAACTCTCGCCCGAGCAGCGGGGGAGGCCGTCGCCGCCGGGTGCCGCCGCCCCCGGTGCTGCGTGACCCCGTCGAGATCGCCCGTATCGACGACGAGGCGCCGGCGAAGGCGGGCAAGAAGCGCCGCCGAGGTGGGAGCACGATCGATGTGTCCGAGGTGGTGTTCCCTGGCGTCGCCAGCGACACCACGTCGAAGCTCCGGCGCCGGCTCATCGAGGCCGCCACCGCGTTCGAGGCGGAGCGCTTCGCCGATGCTCAGCGTCTGCTGGTGTCGATCAACAAGCTCGCCCCTGGCGTTCCCGAGGTACAGGAGCTGCTCGGCCTCTCGCTCTATCGACAGGGCCGGTGGTCACAGGCGGCCAAGGAACTCCAGTCGTTTGCCGACATGACCAACTCGGTCGAGCAACACCCGGTGCTGGCCGACTGTCACCGAGCCCTTCGTCATTGGGACACCGTCGAGGCGCTGTGGCTCGAGCTCGGTGCGGCGTCGCCGGCGGCGGAACTGGTCGAGGAAGGCCGGATCGTCTACGCGGGAGCATTGGCCGACAACGGCAAGCCCAAAGACGCCATCCGAATCCTCGAGACCGCGCCCAAAGCGCCGAGCAAGCCGAAGGAACACCATCTTCGACGTTGGTACGCCCTGGCCGATCTCTACGAGCGCAACGGCGAAGCGTCGCGAGCGCGCAAACTGTTCCTCGAGATCGACAAGCTGAGCCCCAACTTCGGCGACGCGGCTCAGCGCGCCCGACAGCTACGCTGA
- a CDS encoding HD domain-containing protein gives MRGPASVAHLAGRFFGSIRPGPPTADDEAWAASHLGPGELALWQQMSNPDRRHAVQVARDVVGALSDGATDAVIAAALLHDSGKVVSNYRTPMRVVATLVWSLVDPARAHAWLDAGPPRRRLAEYRLHPELGADLLAAADADDLVVRWAREHHRPEDRWTIDPRIGSVLKHCDGD, from the coding sequence ATGCGGGGCCCGGCAAGCGTTGCCCATCTTGCGGGTCGCTTCTTCGGATCGATCCGTCCGGGGCCACCCACAGCCGACGACGAGGCGTGGGCGGCCAGCCATCTCGGCCCCGGCGAACTCGCGCTCTGGCAGCAAATGTCCAATCCCGACCGACGCCATGCGGTGCAAGTGGCGCGCGACGTGGTCGGGGCGCTCAGCGATGGGGCCACCGACGCCGTGATCGCTGCGGCGCTGTTGCACGACTCAGGCAAGGTGGTCAGCAACTACCGCACCCCGATGAGGGTCGTCGCCACGCTGGTGTGGAGCCTGGTCGACCCGGCACGAGCCCACGCCTGGCTCGACGCCGGACCGCCACGCCGGCGCCTTGCGGAATACCGCCTCCACCCGGAGCTGGGCGCCGATCTGCTCGCTGCGGCCGATGCCGATGACCTCGTCGTGCGCTGGGCCCGAGAGCATCATCGGCCCGAGGACCGGTGGACGATCGACCCACGAATCGGTTCGGTGCTCAAACACTGCGACGGCGACTGA
- a CDS encoding NUDIX hydrolase — MTDSTSGRAPAFAAPPSGFRHVRDDLVHQGAVVGFFDGWFEGPGGEQVRRDVVRHPGAVSAVAIEDDSIFLVRQYRAPIDRDLWEVPAGKLDVDGEPPETAIVRELAEEIGRTPGSLELLLRFHHSPGFCDELQYIYLATDLTEVPRQGDGLEEQHMLIEKVPFAQAIDMALDGTITDGKSIAAVLAAARRLGH; from the coding sequence ATGACCGATTCGACATCCGGCCGGGCACCCGCCTTCGCTGCGCCTCCGTCAGGCTTCCGTCACGTGCGCGACGACCTGGTGCACCAGGGCGCCGTCGTTGGCTTCTTCGACGGATGGTTCGAAGGGCCGGGCGGTGAGCAGGTACGGCGCGACGTCGTACGTCATCCCGGCGCCGTGTCGGCCGTGGCGATCGAAGACGACTCGATCTTCCTCGTTCGCCAATACCGGGCACCGATCGACCGTGATCTGTGGGAGGTGCCGGCAGGCAAACTCGACGTCGACGGCGAACCGCCCGAGACGGCCATCGTGCGGGAACTGGCCGAAGAGATCGGCCGCACGCCCGGATCGCTCGAACTGCTGCTGCGGTTCCATCACTCGCCGGGCTTCTGCGACGAGCTGCAGTACATCTACCTCGCCACCGATCTGACCGAAGTGCCCCGGCAAGGCGATGGTCTCGAAGAGCAGCACATGCTCATCGAGAAGGTGCCGTTTGCCCAGGCCATCGACATGGCGCTCGACGGCACGATCACCGACGGCAAGTCCATTGCCGCCGTGCTGGCCGCGGCCCGCCGGCTCGGTCACTGA
- a CDS encoding TlyA family RNA methyltransferase: MAVRRRLDAEMLRRGLVPSREQAARLINEGKVLVDGAIADKPARQVLPGQDVKLSGPPPKFVSRAGGKLAGALDHCRVDPSGLRCLDAGSSTGGFTDCLLQRGAERVYAVDVGTHQLHERLRADIRVDVREQTDVRSLSVEQLGGPVDLVVGDLSFISLGRVLPTLVGCATPGATMLLLIKPQFEAGRQEASKGKGIITDPSVWRRVLHEVAHAGVEAGAPMLDLVQSTVTGTNGNIEFVGRFVVGAEPLDPLALSDLIDGAAGEQPKTLRPTTRGTTR; the protein is encoded by the coding sequence ATGGCGGTTCGCCGACGACTCGACGCCGAGATGCTGCGGCGAGGCCTGGTCCCCAGCCGCGAACAGGCGGCTCGGCTGATCAACGAGGGCAAAGTGCTCGTCGATGGCGCCATTGCCGACAAGCCGGCCCGCCAGGTGCTGCCCGGCCAAGACGTCAAGCTGTCAGGGCCGCCGCCCAAGTTCGTGAGCCGTGCGGGCGGGAAGCTGGCGGGCGCGCTCGACCATTGCCGCGTCGACCCGTCGGGCCTGCGATGCCTCGATGCCGGATCGTCCACCGGCGGCTTCACCGATTGCCTCCTCCAACGAGGCGCCGAGCGGGTCTACGCCGTCGACGTCGGCACGCACCAGCTCCACGAACGCCTCCGCGCCGACATCCGGGTCGACGTGCGGGAACAAACCGATGTGCGCAGCCTGTCGGTCGAGCAGTTGGGCGGTCCGGTCGACCTCGTGGTGGGCGACCTGTCGTTCATCTCGCTCGGCCGCGTCCTGCCGACGCTGGTGGGATGCGCCACACCAGGGGCCACGATGCTGCTCCTGATCAAGCCGCAGTTCGAAGCCGGCCGTCAGGAGGCGTCGAAGGGCAAGGGGATCATCACCGATCCCTCGGTGTGGCGCCGAGTCCTCCACGAGGTCGCTCACGCCGGCGTCGAGGCCGGTGCGCCGATGCTCGATCTGGTGCAATCCACCGTGACCGGGACCAACGGCAACATCGAGTTCGTCGGTCGGTTCGTCGTCGGAGCCGAGCCACTCGATCCGCTTGCGCTCAGCGACCTGATCGATGGGGCGGCAGGCGAGCAGCCCAAGACGCTGCGACCAACCACGCGAGGGACAACACGGTGA
- the recN gene encoding DNA repair protein RecN: MLLELTVSDLGVIDKLSLRLPAGLIALTGETGAGKTLLVDAISLLMGGRADPGLVRPGADEALVDGRFSFDGEGAEDGEIVITRAVPAEGRSRAYINGRPVTVSSLAEVGKRLVDLHGQHSHQSLLGVEAQRGALDSFAKIDRSELDAARRALHEVEDALASLGGDPRSRHREIDLLRYQVDELDAAGVEDADEDTRLAATEEILANAVDHQEAAAAVLAMLADDDGIRDQLSAALPRLDGRAPFSDEAERIRNILADLDDLADGIRTVADTIEQDPEALSAVQARRHQLQQLCRKYGDTLEAVMAEHRSLAEQLDTLEQADRRAEHLDAEHQAALAAVAKAAAKVRAAREAAAPQLAKAIEAYLPELAMPKAKVGISIDGDDGSQVVFQLSANPGSPLQSLAKVASGGELARAMLALRSVLSEAPPILVFDEVDAGIGGQAGFAVGRALAALGDRHQVLVVTHLPQVAAFADAHLAVQKLQGDDDTVSEVHLLDDDQRRTELARMLSGQPDSSTARQHGSELLDEAQAQKRPPTAAAAKKPKRAKR; encoded by the coding sequence ATGCTGCTCGAACTGACCGTCTCCGACCTCGGAGTGATCGACAAGCTTTCCCTCCGGCTGCCCGCGGGGTTGATTGCGCTGACTGGCGAGACCGGCGCCGGCAAGACGCTCCTGGTCGACGCCATCTCGCTGCTGATGGGCGGGCGCGCCGATCCCGGACTCGTGCGCCCTGGCGCTGACGAGGCGTTGGTCGACGGTCGGTTCTCGTTCGACGGCGAAGGAGCCGAAGACGGCGAGATCGTGATCACCCGAGCTGTGCCGGCCGAGGGCCGGTCTCGGGCCTACATCAACGGGCGCCCGGTCACCGTGTCGTCGCTGGCCGAGGTGGGCAAGCGGCTCGTCGACTTGCACGGTCAGCACTCCCACCAGTCCCTCCTCGGGGTCGAGGCCCAGCGGGGTGCGCTCGACAGTTTCGCCAAGATCGACCGTTCCGAGCTCGACGCCGCCCGCCGTGCCCTGCACGAGGTCGAGGATGCACTGGCATCGCTGGGTGGCGATCCGAGGTCTCGCCATCGCGAGATCGACCTGCTGCGCTACCAGGTCGACGAGCTCGACGCCGCCGGGGTGGAAGACGCCGATGAGGACACCCGGCTGGCTGCCACCGAGGAGATCCTGGCCAACGCCGTCGACCATCAAGAGGCCGCAGCCGCCGTGCTGGCGATGCTCGCCGACGACGACGGCATCCGCGACCAGCTCAGTGCCGCCCTGCCCCGGCTCGACGGACGCGCCCCGTTCAGCGACGAGGCCGAAAGGATCCGCAACATCCTGGCCGACCTCGACGATCTGGCCGACGGGATCCGCACCGTGGCCGACACGATCGAGCAGGATCCCGAGGCGCTGTCGGCCGTGCAGGCCCGTCGTCACCAGCTCCAGCAGCTGTGCCGCAAGTACGGCGACACGCTCGAAGCGGTCATGGCGGAGCACCGTTCACTCGCCGAACAGCTCGACACCCTCGAGCAAGCCGATCGTCGGGCCGAGCACCTCGACGCCGAGCACCAGGCGGCACTGGCGGCGGTGGCCAAAGCGGCGGCCAAGGTGCGAGCAGCCCGCGAAGCGGCCGCGCCCCAGCTGGCGAAGGCGATCGAGGCCTACCTGCCCGAGCTGGCCATGCCGAAGGCGAAGGTCGGCATCTCCATCGACGGTGACGACGGTAGTCAGGTGGTGTTCCAACTGTCGGCCAACCCGGGTTCACCGCTGCAATCGCTGGCCAAGGTCGCCTCGGGCGGTGAGCTCGCCCGGGCCATGCTGGCCCTGCGCAGTGTGTTGTCCGAGGCCCCACCGATCCTCGTGTTCGACGAGGTCGATGCCGGCATCGGCGGGCAGGCCGGCTTCGCCGTCGGTCGGGCGCTGGCAGCGCTCGGCGACCGCCATCAGGTGCTGGTGGTCACCCACCTTCCGCAGGTCGCCGCCTTCGCCGATGCCCATCTCGCCGTGCAGAAGCTGCAGGGCGACGACGACACCGTGTCCGAGGTCCACCTCCTCGACGACGATCAGCGGCGGACCGAATTGGCCCGCATGTTGTCGGGCCAGCCCGACTCCTCGACGGCTCGCCAGCACGGATCCGAACTGCTCGACGAGGCCCAGGCCCAGAAGCGGCCCCCCACGGCGGCAGCGGCGAAGAAGCCGAAGCGGGCCAAGCGCTGA